CACCAACCAACGCGAGACGACGGTGATTTGGGACCGCAAAACAGGTAAGCCGATCTATAACGCCATCGTTTGGCAATGCCGTCGCACCGCGGATCAATGCGCCGAGCTGCGCGCTCGCGGCTTCGAAGCGCACATTCACGCCAAAACCGGGCTGGTCATTGATCCCTATTTTTCCGCTACGAAAATCGCCTGGATTCTCGACCACGTGCCGAACGCCCGCCCGCGCGCCGAGTCGGGCGAGCTGCTCTTCGGCACCATCGACACTTGGCTCCTTTGGAAGCTGACCGACGGAGCCGTACATGCAACGGATCATACCAACGCCTCGCGCACGCTGTTGTACAATATCCACAATAAACAGTGGGATGAAGAGCTGCTGCAAATCTTTCGCGTGCCGCGCGCGATGCTGCCGCGCATCGAAACGTCGAGCGGGGTTTTCGGCTTTACCTCGACCAACGGCGATTTTGGTCGCGAAATCCCCATCGCTGGAATTGCAGGCGACCAACAGGCGGCGCTCTACGGTCAAGGCTGTACGCGCGCCGGAACGATCAAGAATACCTACGGCACCGGCTGTTTTATCATGATGAACACCGGCGACAAATTGGTCGATTCGCGCAATGGACTCTTGACGACCATCGCCTGCGATGAGCTCGGTCGACCCAACTATGCCTTAGAAGGATCGGTCTTTATCGCCGGCGCGGCGATCCAGTGGCTGCGGGACGAGCTGAAGCTGATCGAAAAGGCATCCGACAGCGAAGCGGCGGCGCGCGCCGTTCCCGACACCAACGGCGTCTACTTGGTGCCCGCTTTCGTCGGATTGGGTGCTCCGCATTGGGACATGGAGGCGCGCGGCGTCATCGTCGGACTGACGCGCGGCGCCAAACGCGAGCACCTGATCCGCGCCGCACTGGAGGCGATCGCCTATCAGAGCTGTGACGTCATCGAGGCCATGCGCCAAGACGCCGACCTGCCGATCAACGAACTGCGCGTGGACGGCGGCGCAGCGCAAAACGATTTTCTCATGCAGTTTCAGGCCGATGTCCTCGACCTGCCGATTCGTCGCCCCCGACAGATCGAATCGACGGCATTGGGCGCCGCTTATTTGGCCGGACTCGCCGTCAAGTTTTGGGAAACCCCCGATCAGATCGAAGAACAAAGTCATGATGATCGCGTTTTTTCACCGGCCATGAGTCGCGAAAAGCGCGAGGCGCTGCTCGCCGGTTGGCGCCGCGCCGTTAAAACCTGTCGGTATCGTCCGGATTAACAGAGAGGAATTTGCCATGAAGATGCGTTTATTTGCCGTCTTTTTTGCCGCCGGAGCGGCCTTATCGATACCAATTTTCGGCCGCGAAGTGAGAATCGAGCATCAACGGGGATACCTGAGCGCCGAATTCATTTTCCCGCCCTACGGTCCTCCTACACCCATGTGTCATGCTGCTACGCTGGTGGAAACCCGCGAGGGCATCCTTGCCGCCTGGTACGGCGGCAGCGCAGAAGGGGCCGAGGATGTCGGCATCTGGTCGGCGCGTCTGACGGCTTCCGGATGGAGTGAACCGACTTTGATTGCCGAGGGCATCACCGAAAGCGGGCGCGTTGCCTGTTGGAATCCGGTGCTCTTTCAGCCCAGACAGGGACCGCTGCTGTTGTTCTACAAGATCGGCTCCTCGCCCAGCGACTGGCGCGCAGTGCTCAAGACATCAACCGACGAGGGTTTTACCTGGAGCGAAGCCGTACCGTTGCCGGAGGGTGTGTTGGGACCGATCAAGAATAAGCCGATGGAACTTGCGGACGGCACCCTCCTCTGCGGCTCCAGCCGCGAAAAAAACGGTTGGGAAGTGGTCATGCACTTGACTTCCGATCTCAAAAAGTGGCGCACGGTCGGCCCGCTGCCGAAACCGAAGAGTTGGCAGGTCATTCAACCCACGCTGCTGCGCTACAAGGACGGCAGCATTCATGCTCTATGCCGCAGTAAGCAGGGATTCATCGTCGATTCCTTTTCCAAAGACGGCGGCTTAACGTGGAGCTACATGGAGCGAACGAAATTCCCCAATCCCAACTCGGCCATCGACGGCATCGATCTCAAAGACGGTCGGCATCTTTTGGTCTACAATGCCGACAAGCAGCGTCGTACGCCTCTGGTTGTAGCCATCGGCAACAAGCGCGGCACTGCATGGAAAAAAGTACTTCGTCTGGAGGAAGCACCGGGCGAGTATTCCTATCCGGCCGTCATACAAACTCGCGACGGCCTGGTGCACATTCTCTACACCTGGAACCGCCAGAGCATCAAACATGTGGTGATCGATCCGAGCCGGCTTTAGGCTGAAAAAATTTGGTCAATAAAAAAGGCGCTTCATTTGAAGCGCCTTTTTTTATCAGCAGCGATTTACTTTTTTGCCTTCAGCAGCCGCACCATGATGATGCCGTCGGTTTTTCGCAAAGCTTCCAGGTCGGCCTCTTCGATGTCGGCGTCGATGTCGATGATATTGTAGGCATAATCGCCTTTATGCCGATTGATCATATTGGCGATGTTGATGTTCTTTTCGGCAAACAGCGCCGTCATTTTGCCCATCATCGTCGGTACGTTTCGGTTGATAATGATCACCCTCGCTTTGCTGGTAAAGGGCAGCTCGCAATCCGGGAAATTGACGCAGTTGCGGAGGTTGCCCATTTCGAGAAAGTCCTTCACCTGCTGTGCGGCCATAATGGCGCAATTTTCCTCCGATTCCGGCGTGGAGGCGCCGAGGTGCGGAATGGCGATCACGCCTTCCATCTGCAGCAGTTCCTCATCCGGAAAATCGGTCACATAGCAGGCGATAATGCCGTCGGCGATGGCCTGCTTCAGATCGCTGTTGTTGACCAAGCCGTTGCGTGCAAAGTTGAGCAGACGCGCACCCTTTTTCATGACCGCAAATTTATCTTTGTTGATCATGCCTTTGGTGTCGTTGGTCAACGGTACATGGATCGAGACATAATCGGAACGGGCCAGCAAGTCGTCCAAGGAAAGGGCTTTTTCGACGGCGCGCGACAGTCCCCAAGCGCGATCGACGGAAATAAAGGGATCATAACCGAGCACCCGCATGCCCAGCGCCACCGCATCGTTGGCTACCAGCACGCCGATGGCGCCCAAACCGATCACGCCGAGGGTTTTACCTTTGATTTCCGGACCTTCGAACTGCGCCTTGCCTTTTTCCACCAGATTGGGCACTTGATCGCCTTGTCCGATCAAGGTTTTTGCCCAATTGATGCCTTCCACCACTTTGCGGGAGGAGATCAGCATGCCGCAGATCACCAGCTCCTTGACGCCGTTGGCATTGGCGCCTGGAGTGTTAAAGACGACGATGCCGCGTTCGGTGCAGCGGTCGATGGGAATGTTGTTGACGCCCGCGCCGGCGCGCGCCACCGCCTTTAACGACGGCGGCAGCTCCATGTCCAACATGTTAAAGCTGCGCACAATGATGGCGTCGGGATTTGCAATTTCCGAAGAAATCTCATAGTCGGCGCGCGGCAGAACTTCCAGGCCCAGCGGAGAAATCTTGTTCAGCGTTTTGATCTTGAACATGGCGCGTCTCCCTATTGTTTTTTGTTGGCAAGTTCGAACTTTTTCATGAATTCGACGAGCTTTTTCACTCCCTCGACCGGCATGGCATTATAGATGCTGGCGCGCATACCGCCGACGGAGCGGTGCCCTTTCAGCGTCACCAAACCTTCGGCCGCCGCTTCTTTGATGAACTTTTCATCGAGCTCGTCGCTGCCGGTTAAAAAGGGCACATTCATAATCGAACGGTCTTTTTTGGCTACCGGCGACTTGAACAGGTCGGACTGATCGAGAAAATCGTAGAGAATCTTTGCCTTTTCTTCATTAATGGCCTGAATTGCGGGCACACCTCCCAGTCCTTTGAGCCATTCGAATACCAGCTTGGAAATATAGATGGCGTAGCAGGGCGGCGTGTTATAGAGCGAGGACTCTTCCGCCATGGGTTTCCAATCAAGCATGGTGGGGGTAATGTCGCGCGCCTTGCCGACCAAATCCTTGCGCACGATGACGATGGTGACGCCCGCCGGTCCAATGTTCTTTTGCGCACCGGCAAAGATGACGCCGAACTTGGTCACATCGACGACTTCGGAGAGAATGTTCGAAGACATGTCGGCCACCAACGGCACATTGCCCGTATCGGGGAGCTTGGTATAGCGTGTCCCCTCGATGGTATTGTTGGTGACGATGTAAAAATAATCGGCATTCGGGGTGAATTTCGCCGGATCCAAATCCGGAATGTAGCTGAAATTCTTGTCCTCGGAAGAGGCGACGATATTGGCTTTACCGTACTTTTTCACTTCGCTGATGGCCTTTTTCGACCAGGCGCCGGTATGCACATAGTCGGCTACTCCGCTTCCGTTCAGCAAGTTCAGCGGCACGGCGGCAAATTGGGTTGAAGCGCCGCCCTGAAGAAAGAGCACATAATAGGAGTCGGGAATGTTCATCAGCTCGCGGAGAAGAACCTCGGCTTCCTTATGAATGGCCTCATAAGTCTTGCCGCGATGGCTCATCTCCATGACCGACATGCCGGTTCCTTTGTAATCGAGCATTTCCTCGGCTGCTTTTTTTAGAACGGGCTCCGGCAGCATAGCCGGTCCGGCGGAAAAGTTGTACACCCTTGCCATAACGCACTCCTTTCGATGTGAGGTTAGAGTTTTGTATTCAAAGTAATTAAAGCCGACAACATGTTCAATTCATCGGTCAAGCAGAGATTGGTCAAAAAAACCTCGGGCCGCGCCGCCTTGATGACGGCGGGCGTCATGTTGAGCAGGCCGCGGACGCCTCCTTCCACGAGCAGGTCGGCGACCTTTTGCGCTGCCGCCGGCGGCACCGTAATCACCGCCAACTCGATTCGCAGCCTGCGTACGACTTCCGGGATTTGGTAGGCCGGAAACAACGGCACCGAGCTTTTCAGCGTCTCGATCTTGTTGATGTTCGAGTCGAATCCCGCCGCCATAATAAAAGCGCCCGGATGCCGCTGCGCATGATCCAGGATTGCCCGGCCCAAATCGCCCAAACCGACCACGCAGGCGGCCCGCCTGCGCGCCAAGCCGAGCTTTTCGCCGATTGCCTGCTTGAGACGCGCTACTTCGTACCCTGCGCCCCAATTGCCGACCTCGCCGATGTAGCTGATGTCTTTGCGCAGGTTGTGCGAATTCATCGACAGCCGCTCACCCAGCTGCGTTGAAGAGACCGTGACGCATCCCTCCGCCTGCAGTTCTTCGAGCAGACGATAGACCAAACACAATCGCGCCACCGCCGGCTTGGGAATCTCGAATTGTTCTATTTTTCTCTCTTCAGGCAATTTAAAACTGTAATTTTGCTCTTTTTTTCACAAATTAGGATGCTTTTGGTAAATATGCAAGCTTTTTTTTGCATTATCGCATTCATATTTAAAATTATTTCGTCATAATTGTTATATTTTTCACAACCCAAACCGAATAAAATGAATTGCTTTTACCGTCATAATCTGTTAAATTTATTAAAATAAAATGGAGGAATGATCATGAACAGATATCTGCTTGTCTTTTTGTTATTGTCTTCGATCATTCCGGCAGCAGAGTATAACATCCTTGATTTCGGCGCCGTAGGAGACGGCAAAACCATTAATACCGCAGTGGTCCAGCAGGCCATCGATGCCGCTTCGCTTGCCGGCGGCCGCGTCGTTATTCCACCCGGAGTTTTCGTTTCCGGTTCGCTGCAGTTAAAGAGTAACGTAGAGCTTTATTTGGAAGCCGGTGCTGTCTTGAAAGGCAGTAATAGAGTCGAGGACTATCAGCTGGAGGGCCGCAAACGCGGGTTGATTTTTGCCTACGAGGCGCGCAACATTACGCTCAGCGGCCAAGGAATTATCGACGGCAACGGGACCTGCTTTTTCGACCCGAATCGTCCGCATTGGGGACCGGATTTCGACCGCCAATACACCCGGCAAGGCGAAAAGTATATGGATTTTTCCGCGGGAATTGAGGACGGCCCGATCGCTTATGATGATCGACCCGGCATGCTCGTGGTCATTCTCCGCAGCGAGCAGGTAACGATCCGCGACCTCACCTTCCGCGACTCGCCTTCGTGGACTTTTCGCATCGGAGATTGCGACGGCGTGTTGGTGCACGGCATTTCCATTCTCAACAACCTTCTGATTCCGAACAGCGACGGCATTCACTGCACCACTTCCCGCAATGTGCGCATCAGCGACTGCGACATCCGCGCCGGCGACGACTGCATCATCGTCTCGGGATTCGGCAGCGAAATCGACGAGCACGGCGACGACAGCCGTTCGCTGCTCGATTATCCGCAGCGAACCATCGGCAACAAAACCGGATATGCAGAAAACGTTGTAGTGACCAACTGCACGCTGCAGTCGCGATCCGCAGGCGTCCGTGTAGGGTACGGGCAGAATCCTATCCGCAATTGCCTGTTCAGCAACTTGGTCATTTACGATTCAAACCGCGGCCTCGGCGTCTTTGCACGCGATGCCGGTTCGATCGAGAATATTCAATTTGAAAACATCGTCATCCGCACGCGGCTGCATACGGGACACTGGTGGGGGGCCGGAGAGCCGATTCACGTTTCCGCTATTGCTCAAAATAAGGAGATCCCCGTCGGCGCCGTTTCGAACATCCGTTTTCATAACATCATTGCCGAGAGTGAAGCAGGCATTGTGCTCTGGGGCACACCGCAGCAGCCGCTGCGCAACATCCAACTGGAAAATATAAATCTGACCATTGTCGCCGGCAGGCATACCTTGAGCTACGGCGGCAACATCGACCTGCGGCCGACGGCAGACCTCAAAGATGCCGTTTTTGCTCGTGATTTGCCCGGCCTTTTGGCGCAGGATATTATTGACGCCCGCTTTGCTAATATTCAGCTGAACTGGGGGGACGGCTTGCCGCCGTTTTTCACCCACGGCATCGAAGCGGTTCGAGTGAAAAAATTGCGGGTGGAGGACTTTGTCGGGTCGGCCGCTCCAAGCGCAAAAAAGGCCAAAGCGATTTACCTGCAGCATTGTCCGAAAGCGGAAATGGACTGACACTGCAGGTCGTATCGGCTTATCGAATGAGTGATGAAAATAAAGACCTTCCGATATGCAAAGGACAGCAAGCCCCAAAATACTTTTTTTTTCAACTAAAATAAGAAGCAAACGACCATGACAAAACGGGAAGAGTTTATCGCCAAAATGAAGGAAAAGCTGGACGAGTTTGACCAGGAAATCAGCCGCCTTGAATCCGAAGCGCAGAGTGCAAGTGCTGAGTTGAAGCAGAAATATCAAGCGCAAATTGCCGAGCTGCAAAGCAAAAAAGAAGAAGCGGCGAGCCGCTTGAAACAAATCCAGGAAGCCGGCGAGGAAGCCTGGGAATCGTTGCGTCAAGGTTTCGAAAGCGCCTGGGGAAGCTTGAAAAAAGTATTCAAGTAGGCCGAAATTTATTTCGGCCCAGATTCTTGGCGGGATAAATCCCGCCCTACGTACGCCGAAATTTATTTCGGCCCAAATTTGGCGGGATAAATCCCGCCCTATGTAGGCCGAAATTTATTTCGGCCCCAAACTAGCGGTATGAATCAAGTCTCTCATCGGCCGTAATTTATTTTGCTTATAATTCCAGGGGACGCAATAAATTCAATGCCATCCAATAACTGTTACATTTAATTAGATCAACCAAACTGCTTGTCAGCCCATGAAATCCTTTTACCACCGAAAACTCCCCCATTGGATTCCGGCAGGATCCCAATATTTCATAACATTTAGGCCGGTAAACTCGCTGCCGCTTAATATCCTTAAACAGTTACAGGTGGAGAAAGAGCATCGATGCCGAGAAATCATTAACAATTTCATTGGTCCTGCCAGGCAAAAAAAGCTGTAGGAGGCGCAAAAAATCTATTTCGCTCAATTCGACTCTTGGCTTGACCGCTGCCTGACCGATAGTCCAACTTGGCTTCGCAATGATGCAATTGCCGCCATTGTTGCCGAGAACATCCGCGCTTTTAGCGGCCTACGCTACGACCTGAAAGCTTTTTGCATCATGCCCAACCACATTCATCTGCTTATCGACACCTCTTTTTTTGCCGCCCTACCCGACCATCAAGGAAAAACAGTCGATTATCCCCTTACAGACACCTTGCGATTACTATAGGGGTGCACTTCTCGGCTCTGCAATCAAGCCCTTGCGCGCAGCGGCAAATTTTGGCAGCACGAAAGCTATGATCATCTGGCCCGTGATGGAGGAGAGTTAGAGCGAATCGTCTTTTATATCGCAGATAATCCGGTTAGGACAGGACTTTTCAAGCATTGGCAGGATTGGCGTTTTACTTATGTTGCTACTGATTTGTCTTTAGGATTATTGGAAACATAGTTTTATACCAAACAGCCATTTTTACTGAGTGGTTAAATTATTTTGCCGGGGAATGATTCCTGCTTTACGTAGGCCGAAATTTATTTCGGTCGAAATTTTCGGCGAGATAAATCTCGCCCTAAGTAGACCGAAATTTATTTCGGCACTAAATTTCGGCGAGATAAATCCCGCCCTATGTAGGCCGAAATTTATTTCGGCCACAAATTTTGACGAGATGAATCTCGCCCTACATACTCGCCCTACGTACGCCGAAATTTATTTCGGCTCGAAATTTTCGGCGAGATAAATCTCGCCCTACATACGCCGAAATTCACTTCGGCTCAATTCTCCGATTTTATAAAAAATATACATTAATTAACCTTTGCTTGCATTTAATATTTTTTTTACCTTTATACACATCAAATCATGTTAACGACTTCCAGTCTATTTAAAAAGAGGAGGAACAGATGGCCAAGTTGCAAAGGATTTTGCTTTTCTTGATGTTGCTGCCCTTTTTAATTCCCATCGATGCGGCAGCCGAAAAGATCGTCTTTGTTTCATCGGGACAATTTGCGCCTTGGGGACAGCCGTGGGATCAGGAATGGGTCGATCTGCTCACTCAGCAAGGGTACGAAGTGGAGCGCCAGGATGATACCATGAAAGGCGTTCCACTTAATGACGAACAAATAGACATTCTCGAGTCCGCCGATCTGATCATTGTCAGTCGCGCGCTGAGCAGCGGCGACTATAACGATCCGGCCGGATGGAACTCGATTTCAAAACCGTTGATCCTTTTCTCGGCCTATCTCTCCCGCGCCAGCCGCTGGCAGTGGCTCATGGATTCGAATTTGCTCGGCGACGGTAACAGCGGCGCCCCTCTTATGTACGTCGACAAACCCGACCATCCGCTGTTCGCCGGGGTAACGTTGGGTGAAAACAATCAGCTTGAATTTCTTGACGCGGAGGTCGGCAGCGGCCACACCTCGCTTTGCAATACCCCGGATGCCGGCAATGGAGAAGTCATTGCTTCAACAGCCGAATTCGGAACCCCCTGGATTATCTATTGGCCTGCGGGAGTTTTCTTTCACGACATGACCGATCAAACGGCCGGCGGCAAGCGACTCTTGCTGCAGTGCGCCACCCGCGAGAGCACCCTCTCGCCTCCCAATCCCGATCACGGTTGGGGCATGTTCAATTTGACTCCGGAGGGCACCAAGGTCTATTTGAACGCCGTCGCCTGGATGCTGGGCAAAGAGGTTCAAGTCGATCAAAAGCCGACTGCGCCGGCTGCTTTTGCACTGGCGCAGAACTATCCCAATCCCTTTAATCCGCAAACGACCGTCGAATTTACCTTGATGAGAACCGCCCGCATCAGCCTGCGCATATTTGATGTGAACGGCCGTGAAGTCGCCTGCCTAGCGGACGGCGAGTTTGCCGCCGGAACCCATCAGATCACGTGGAACGCAGGCAACCTGGAAAGCGGCGTCTATTTCTATAAACTTGAGACGCCCAATTTTCAAGCCGTCAAAAAAATGACGCTGCTCAAGTAAGCCCCCGTATTAAAGCAAAAAGGCCCTCTTTTGCAGGGCCTTTTTGCTTTGCCCATTTTCAGTCAACAGTCATTGTCCGCTTCAGGGTTATTACGCCCTTGAGCCGAATATCCTGCGATGAACTGCCGACATACACATCATAGCTGCCCTTTTCGGCAATCCACTGCGCTTTTTGCGGATCGTAAAAAGCAAAGGCGCGTTTGCCAAGAGTAAGCGTTACAATTTGACTTTCGCCGGGATTTAAAAGGACTTTGGCGAAGGCTTTTAGTTCCTTGCGCGGGCGCGGCACGCTGCTCTTTTGCGCACCAAGATACAGCTGTACAACCTCCTTTCCGGCCACTGAACCGCTGTTGCTTACTTTGACGCTGACAACCGCTGTACCGTCCTTTTGCGGCGAAATTTTGAGGTCAGAGTAATCGAACTGCGTATAGGAAAGTCCGTGTCCAAATGGAAACAAGACCGGTATGCTTTCCTTTTCATACCAGCGATAGCCGACAAAGATGCCTTCTGTATAGGTTACGACGCCTTTTTCGCCGGGATAGGCTTTCAGTGCGTGCGCCGGGGAATCGCTCAGCTTGTATGGAAAGGTAAAGCACAGCTTGCCTGAGGGATTGACGGCGCCGAACAGCACATCGGCGATCGCGGTTCCAGCCTCCATGCCGCTGTACCACGCCTGCACGATGGCCGGAACCCGATCCGCCCACGGCATGGCCACCGGAGAGCCGCTGATGTTGACCACGACGGTACGCGGATTGGCATTAACAATCGCCTGAACCAGGGAATCCTGACTGAACGGCAAAGTAATGTCGAAACGATCAGTGCCTTCAGCATCACCATGGTTATAATGGCTCAAGCCGGTAAAAACCAGTACAACATCAGCACTTCGGGCTGCAGAGACTGCCTTGCCGATCAAGTCTTCTCCGCCCTTTTCAGCGTAGCCCATGGAAAAAACAACATTGACCTTGCCTCCGACCGCCTTGAGCAAGCCTTCGAGCGGCGTGATCTCGTACAGCGCCTTGATCTCCGAACTTCCGCCGCCGGGCGCCTGCTTGCGCACCGCGTTCTCGCCGATGACGGCAATGTTTTTCAGATTTTCAGCTTTCAAAGGCAAAATGCCGTCATTTTTGAGCAGCACGATGGCCTCGCGGGCAATTTTCAAAGCCGACTGCGCATGCTGCGGATCGTTGAGGGCGCCTTTCTTTCGGTCCGCGTCGAAAAGTTTGGTCAAAAACATAACACGCAAATTGCGGCGCACTTTGTCGTCCACAACGCTCATCGGGATCTCGCCGCTCTCCAGCAAGGCTTTGAACGGATCTGCCAAATAATACTCGTTGTATCGCTTATTAGTACCCATTTCCAGATCAAGTCCGTTGAACGCCGCCTCGCGGGTGTCGTGCGTACCTCCCCAATCGGACATGACCAACCCCTGAAAACCCCATTCGCCCTTTAAAATGCGATTGAGCAGATAGTCGTTATGACAGCAGTGTTGGCCGCGCAGTTTATTATAAGCCCCCATCACCGTCAGCACACCGCCCTCCTTAACCGCCGCCTCGAAGGCGGGCAGGTAGATCTCGCGCAGCGCCCGCTCGTCCACCTCGACACTGATCCAGCCGCGCTGCACCTCCTGATTATTGACGGCAAAATGCTTGACGCAGGCGGCGACATCCTGCTCCTGTACGCCGCGAATGTACGGCACGGCAATCTGAGAGGCCAAGTAGGGATCTTCGCCGAAATACTCGAAATTGCGGCCGCACAGCGGGGTACGCTGAATATTGACTGCCGGTCCAAGGATGACCGCCTTACCGCGCGCGTTTGCCTCGCTGCCCAGAACCCTTCCGAATTCTAGCGCCATCTCCGGATTCCAAGTCGAAGCCAGCGCCGTGCCGTTCGGAAGATAGCTTGCATAGTCATCGGTGCGTCCGGCGGGCGCCCAACTGTGCGGGCCGATCTCCTGTCGAACGCCGTGCGGGCCGTCGGACAGATAGCGTTCGGGAATACCCAGCCGCTCAACGCCCGCGACGGTAAATTTGCTGTTGGCGTGAATCAGTGAAATTTTTTCATCGAGCGTCAGGCGGGACAATAGATCCTCAACGCGCGCCTCAACGGACTGAGAAGCGTCGAGGTAAAGAGGTGTTTCCGCAAACAAGGGTACGACACAGAAAGTGAAAAACAACATCAGGTTTTTCAGCATGATAAACTCCTAATATGTAGTTAGTCCCTTGACAATAATCGTATTTTGGAAGGCAATGAAAAAACCGTCAAAAAATAGATTTGAGTCAGTCTGCAGTTTTATGAGGTCGATTAAAATTTAGAGCTGATTTTGGCGAACCGGTTTGCTCTTTTGCAAAGAGCAGAGGGGTTTAAAAACAGAAAAAAGCCTCCGAAGCCTTAACAACCTCGGAGGCTGATTGTTCATTATTTGTCGCTAAGCGCCGCAACGCCGGGGAGCTCTTTGCCTTCCATCAGCTCGAGGGCTGTGCCGCCTCCGGTGGAGATATGGCTGAACTGCTTGGCATAGCCGGACTTTTTCGCGGCACTGGCGGAATCGCCGCCGCCGACCACCGAAACCGCGCCGGACGTCGCGATGGCCTCGGCCACGCCGAAGGTGCCCTTTTCAAAGCCCTTGACTTCGAACACGCCCATCGGGCCGTTCCAAATGATCGTTTTCGCCTTCTTGATCTCGGATTTAAACAGCTCCAGCGTCTTGGGACCAATGTCGAGCCCCATTTTGTCATCGGGGATCGCTTCGCCGTCCACCAGCTCACCGACGCCGCTCTCTCCGCTCGGGAACTCGGAGGCGACGATGTGATCAACCGGAAGTAACAGTGTTACACCCTTGGCTTTTGCTTTTTCCAAATAGGATTTTGCTTTATCAATAAAATCCTCTTCCACACGCGATTTGCCCACCGACACCCCTTTGGCTTTCAGAAAAGTATAAGCCATGGCGCCGCCGATAATCAGGCTGTCGACTTTTTCGAGCAGGTTTTCGATCACGCCAATTTTGTCCGAAACCTTGGCGCCGCCCAAAATCGCCAAAAGCGGCCGTTCGGGATTCTCGAGTACCTTGGCGAAATACTCAAGCTCTTTGGCCATGAGATAGCCGGCCGCGCCGCCGCCCAGCTTTTGCGGTACACCCGCCATTGAAGCATGCGCCCGATGCGCCGTTCCAAAGGCGTCATCGATATAGACGTCGCCCAGCTTGGCCAAAGCGTCGATGAACCACTGCCGCTCTTCTTTGCTCATCTTGACGCCGTCCTTTTTGCCCTCTTCTTCGGGATAAAAGCGCAGATTCTCAAGCAGAACGACGTCGCCTTCCTTCATCGCCGCGACGGCTTTTTCCGCT
This window of the candidate division KSB1 bacterium genome carries:
- a CDS encoding T9SS type A sorting domain-containing protein, producing MAKLQRILLFLMLLPFLIPIDAAAEKIVFVSSGQFAPWGQPWDQEWVDLLTQQGYEVERQDDTMKGVPLNDEQIDILESADLIIVSRALSSGDYNDPAGWNSISKPLILFSAYLSRASRWQWLMDSNLLGDGNSGAPLMYVDKPDHPLFAGVTLGENNQLEFLDAEVGSGHTSLCNTPDAGNGEVIASTAEFGTPWIIYWPAGVFFHDMTDQTAGGKRLLLQCATRESTLSPPNPDHGWGMFNLTPEGTKVYLNAVAWMLGKEVQVDQKPTAPAAFALAQNYPNPFNPQTTVEFTLMRTARISLRIFDVNGREVACLADGEFAAGTHQITWNAGNLESGVYFYKLETPNFQAVKKMTLLK
- a CDS encoding glycoside hydrolase family 3 C-terminal domain-containing protein, with translation MLKNLMLFFTFCVVPLFAETPLYLDASQSVEARVEDLLSRLTLDEKISLIHANSKFTVAGVERLGIPERYLSDGPHGVRQEIGPHSWAPAGRTDDYASYLPNGTALASTWNPEMALEFGRVLGSEANARGKAVILGPAVNIQRTPLCGRNFEYFGEDPYLASQIAVPYIRGVQEQDVAACVKHFAVNNQEVQRGWISVEVDERALREIYLPAFEAAVKEGGVLTVMGAYNKLRGQHCCHNDYLLNRILKGEWGFQGLVMSDWGGTHDTREAAFNGLDLEMGTNKRYNEYYLADPFKALLESGEIPMSVVDDKVRRNLRVMFLTKLFDADRKKGALNDPQHAQSALKIAREAIVLLKNDGILPLKAENLKNIAVIGENAVRKQAPGGGSSEIKALYEITPLEGLLKAVGGKVNVVFSMGYAEKGGEDLIGKAVSAARSADVVLVFTGLSHYNHGDAEGTDRFDITLPFSQDSLVQAIVNANPRTVVVNISGSPVAMPWADRVPAIVQAWYSGMEAGTAIADVLFGAVNPSGKLCFTFPYKLSDSPAHALKAYPGEKGVVTYTEGIFVGYRWYEKESIPVLFPFGHGLSYTQFDYSDLKISPQKDGTAVVSVKVSNSGSVAGKEVVQLYLGAQKSSVPRPRKELKAFAKVLLNPGESQIVTLTLGKRAFAFYDPQKAQWIAEKGSYDVYVGSSSQDIRLKGVITLKRTMTVD
- a CDS encoding phosphoglycerate kinase, with the translated sequence MNKKTIDDLDLKGKRVLVRVDFNVPLTEDRKVADDKRIVAALPTIQKIINDGGKAILMSHLGRPDGKKMPEFSLKPVAEKLSELLGKPVTFVPDCVGPEAEKAVAAMKEGDVVLLENLRFYPEEEGKKDGVKMSKEERQWFIDALAKLGDVYIDDAFGTAHRAHASMAGVPQKLGGGAAGYLMAKELEYFAKVLENPERPLLAILGGAKVSDKIGVIENLLEKVDSLIIGGAMAYTFLKAKGVSVGKSRVEEDFIDKAKSYLEKAKAKGVTLLLPVDHIVASEFPSGESGVGELVDGEAIPDDKMGLDIGPKTLELFKSEIKKAKTIIWNGPMGVFEVKGFEKGTFGVAEAIATSGAVSVVGGGDSASAAKKSGYAKQFSHISTGGGTALELMEGKELPGVAALSDK